A single window of Streptomyces sp. NBC_00464 DNA harbors:
- a CDS encoding GNAT family N-acetyltransferase, with the protein MPDVRMSDGIITLSPLLLDDVEAHLAGEDELLVRWLNGGPGTREGVEAYVRHCREQWDTAGPLRAFGIRAGTDETLAGTIDLRFAGAGLAPGQVNVAYGLYPSWRGRGLATRAVLLVLQYAAGEGGQEAVIQVEPENPGSGAVARRAGFTPTGRTHTHDGARLDQYVRNLLVDAPDA; encoded by the coding sequence ATGCCTGACGTGAGAATGTCCGACGGAATCATCACTCTGTCCCCGCTGCTCCTGGACGACGTCGAAGCCCACCTCGCGGGCGAGGACGAACTGCTCGTTCGCTGGCTGAACGGCGGTCCAGGGACACGCGAAGGTGTCGAGGCGTACGTCCGGCACTGCCGGGAACAGTGGGACACCGCCGGGCCTCTTCGCGCCTTCGGCATCCGGGCAGGCACCGACGAGACCCTCGCCGGGACGATCGACCTGCGATTCGCGGGAGCGGGCCTGGCTCCCGGTCAGGTGAATGTCGCGTACGGCCTCTATCCGTCCTGGAGGGGACGTGGCCTGGCCACCCGCGCGGTCCTGCTGGTGTTGCAGTACGCGGCGGGTGAGGGCGGGCAGGAGGCGGTGATCCAGGTGGAGCCGGAGAATCCCGGCTCGGGCGCGGTCGCGCGCCGGGCAGGGTTCACTCCCACCGGGCGGACCCACACGCACGACGGCGCACGGCTCGACCAGTACGTCCGCAACCTGCTCGTCGACGCGCCTGACGCCTGA
- a CDS encoding MerR family transcriptional regulator — MDDKHMQIGEVAARTELSLRTIRHYEETGLVVPSARSQGGFRLYTESDVQRLMVIRRMKPLGFTLDQMRDLLDATDRLDAGADLDAGEREGLLDRVREYERAAAEQVTRLRIQLSRAEEFAGTLRARLPQETPPPAAVRP; from the coding sequence GTGGACGACAAGCACATGCAGATCGGCGAGGTCGCCGCACGGACCGAGCTGTCCCTGCGCACCATCCGCCATTACGAGGAAACGGGGCTCGTCGTTCCCTCCGCCCGCTCGCAGGGCGGCTTCCGGCTCTACACCGAGAGCGACGTTCAACGGCTCATGGTCATCCGCCGGATGAAGCCGCTCGGATTCACGCTCGACCAGATGCGCGACCTGCTCGACGCCACGGACCGCCTCGACGCCGGCGCCGACCTGGACGCCGGCGAACGCGAGGGTCTGCTGGATCGGGTACGCGAGTACGAGCGGGCGGCCGCGGAGCAGGTCACCAGGCTCCGCATCCAGCTCTCCCGGGCCGAGGAATTCGCCGGCACCCTCCGCGCGCGCCTGCCCCAGGAGACCCCGCCCCCCGCTGCCGTGCGGCCCTGA
- a CDS encoding methionyl-tRNA formyltransferase — protein sequence MRVVMFGYQTWGHRTLQALLDSEHDVVLVVTHPRSDHAYEKIWSDSVADLAEKHGVPVLIRNRPDDQELFERLKEAEPDIIVANNWRTWIPPRIFALPRHGTLNIHDSLLPKYAGFSPLIWALINGEREVGVTAHMMNDELDAGDIVRQEAVPVGPADTATDLFHKTVDLIAPVTTGALDLIAGGQTEFTKQDRSRASFFHKRSAEDIRIDWNWPAQDLERLVRAQSAPYPSAYAFHRGERLEVVAAVVSQGRYGGTPGRIFYREGEGVVIVAGADARTGRNHGLAVTRVRTEDGREMPAAEYFTSMGGYLTSRP from the coding sequence ATGCGGGTCGTCATGTTCGGTTACCAGACCTGGGGGCACCGCACCCTGCAAGCCCTCCTGGACTCCGAGCACGACGTGGTGCTGGTCGTGACGCACCCCAGGAGCGACCACGCGTACGAGAAGATCTGGAGCGACTCCGTCGCCGACCTCGCGGAGAAGCACGGCGTTCCGGTGCTGATCCGCAATCGCCCCGACGACCAGGAGCTGTTCGAGCGCCTCAAGGAGGCCGAACCGGACATCATCGTGGCCAACAACTGGCGGACCTGGATCCCTCCGCGCATCTTCGCCCTGCCGCGCCACGGCACGCTGAACATCCACGACTCGCTGCTGCCGAAGTACGCCGGCTTCTCCCCGCTGATCTGGGCCCTGATCAACGGTGAGCGTGAAGTGGGCGTCACCGCGCACATGATGAACGACGAGCTCGACGCCGGTGACATCGTCCGGCAGGAAGCGGTTCCGGTCGGTCCGGCGGACACCGCCACCGATCTCTTCCACAAGACCGTCGACCTCATCGCCCCGGTCACCACCGGGGCACTCGACCTCATCGCAGGCGGGCAGACGGAGTTCACCAAGCAGGACCGCTCCCGGGCGAGCTTCTTCCACAAGCGATCCGCCGAGGACATCCGCATCGACTGGAACTGGCCGGCGCAGGACCTCGAACGTCTGGTGCGCGCCCAGTCCGCGCCGTATCCCAGCGCCTACGCCTTCCACAGGGGCGAGCGCCTGGAGGTCGTCGCCGCCGTGGTGTCCCAGGGCCGCTACGGCGGAACGCCCGGCCGCATCTTCTACCGCGAGGGAGAGGGCGTGGTGATCGTGGCCGGAGCGGACGCCCGCACCGGGCGCAACCACGGCCTGGCCGTGACCCGGGTGCGCACCGAGGACGGCCGGGAGATGCCTGCGGCGGAGTACTTCACCTCGATGGGCGGATATCTGACCAGCCGCCCCTGA
- a CDS encoding FecCD family ABC transporter permease has translation MNVTETKPSLAPGVRFGQVSFVWRPWIVLVTLVLAAAAFLVFCLSIGVGDFPIGLSRVIATIVGRGEPVDEFVIMDLRMPRALAGLVVGIALGVSGAITQSVARNPLASPDILGITGGASVVAVFLVTVSGGTAAAVVSSVGVSAAALAGGLGAGLLVYFLAWRRGIDGFRLILIGISVSAMAEAVTTWLLVSADIRDVARAQAWLVGSLDNRSWDEVRVAFWCSLVLLAVVACVAFQFKPMHLGDEVAAGLGVRYTRVRAVLLLCAVLLAAVAVSAAGPVPFVALVAPQVAMRLARCPTPPMVASGLVGALLLTGSDLVARSALPIGLPVGVVTAAIGGPFLVYLLVRANLR, from the coding sequence GTGAACGTGACTGAGACGAAGCCTTCGTTGGCGCCCGGCGTGAGGTTCGGCCAGGTGTCGTTCGTATGGCGGCCCTGGATCGTGCTGGTCACGCTGGTGCTGGCGGCCGCGGCCTTCCTGGTGTTCTGCCTCTCCATCGGCGTCGGGGACTTTCCCATCGGTCTCTCCCGGGTGATCGCCACGATCGTCGGCAGGGGCGAGCCGGTCGACGAGTTCGTGATCATGGATCTGCGCATGCCGCGTGCTCTGGCAGGCCTCGTGGTCGGGATCGCGCTCGGAGTATCCGGGGCGATCACCCAGTCCGTCGCGCGCAACCCCCTGGCCAGCCCGGACATTCTCGGGATCACCGGCGGCGCTAGCGTCGTCGCGGTGTTCCTGGTGACGGTGTCGGGCGGGACCGCCGCGGCGGTCGTCAGCTCCGTGGGCGTGTCGGCGGCGGCGCTCGCGGGCGGTCTTGGGGCGGGCCTGCTGGTGTACTTCCTGGCCTGGCGGCGCGGGATCGACGGCTTCCGGCTCATCCTCATCGGTATCTCCGTGAGCGCCATGGCGGAGGCGGTCACGACATGGCTGCTGGTCTCGGCCGACATCAGGGATGTGGCGCGCGCCCAGGCGTGGCTGGTCGGCTCGCTGGACAACCGGTCGTGGGACGAGGTCCGGGTGGCCTTCTGGTGCTCGCTCGTCCTGCTGGCCGTCGTGGCCTGCGTCGCGTTCCAGTTCAAACCGATGCATCTCGGTGACGAGGTCGCCGCGGGGCTCGGCGTCCGGTACACAAGGGTCCGGGCCGTCCTGCTGCTGTGCGCGGTGCTGCTGGCCGCGGTGGCCGTGAGCGCGGCGGGCCCCGTCCCCTTCGTGGCGCTGGTGGCGCCGCAGGTGGCGATGCGTCTGGCGAGATGCCCGACACCGCCGATGGTGGCCTCAGGGCTGGTCGGCGCGCTGCTGCTGACCGGATCCGACCTGGTGGCGCGCTCGGCTCTGCCGATCGGTCTCCCGGTCGGTGTGGTCACGGCCGCGATCGGCGGACCCTTCCTGGTGTACCTGCTGGTGCGGGCGAACCTCAGATAG
- a CDS encoding ABC transporter ATP-binding protein has product MTDESDYPDKGGPVAVHHTITEVEPVGRDVSRLAARGITVGYGGRTVIDGLDVAIPQGVITTIIGPNGCGKSTLLRTLTRLLKPAKGAVVLDGEDIAALRTRDVAKKLGLLPQAPVAPEGLTVADLVARGRHPHQSWLRQWSSDDAGVVAKALAMTGVSDLADRPVDSLSGGQRQRVWISMTLAQGTDLLLLDEPTTYLDLAHAIDVLDLVDDLHESGCTVVMVLHDLNLATRYSDNLVVMRDGKILAQGHPRDVITAELLHEAFGLRAMVIDDPVGDRPLIVPIGRTHVHLN; this is encoded by the coding sequence ATGACAGACGAGTCGGACTACCCGGACAAAGGGGGACCTGTGGCCGTTCACCACACCATCACCGAGGTCGAGCCGGTGGGCCGGGACGTCTCAAGGCTGGCGGCCAGAGGTATCACGGTCGGATACGGCGGCCGGACCGTCATCGACGGTCTGGACGTCGCGATCCCGCAGGGCGTGATCACCACGATCATCGGTCCCAACGGCTGCGGCAAGTCCACCCTGTTGCGCACCCTGACGCGTCTGCTCAAGCCGGCCAAGGGTGCGGTCGTACTGGACGGTGAGGACATCGCCGCGCTCAGGACCAGGGACGTGGCGAAGAAGCTCGGCCTGCTTCCGCAGGCCCCCGTCGCCCCGGAAGGACTGACGGTGGCCGATCTGGTCGCCAGGGGGCGCCATCCGCACCAGAGCTGGCTGCGGCAGTGGTCGTCGGACGACGCCGGAGTCGTGGCGAAGGCGCTGGCCATGACCGGGGTTTCCGACCTGGCCGACCGCCCCGTCGACTCGCTCTCCGGCGGACAACGCCAGCGCGTCTGGATATCGATGACGCTGGCTCAGGGCACCGACCTGCTGCTGCTGGACGAACCGACCACCTATCTGGACCTGGCGCACGCGATCGATGTGCTCGACCTGGTGGACGACCTGCACGAGTCGGGATGCACCGTGGTCATGGTGCTGCACGACCTCAACCTGGCCACGCGCTACAGCGACAACCTCGTCGTGATGCGGGACGGGAAGATCCTGGCGCAGGGTCACCCCCGTGACGTCATCACCGCCGAGCTGCTGCACGAGGCGTTCGGGCTGCGCGCCATGGTGATCGACGACCCGGTCGGCGACCGGCCTCTCATCGTGCCGATCGGCCGCACCCATGTTCATCTCAACTAG
- a CDS encoding SulP family inorganic anion transporter: MTPAAVLRGLKPDWLSDPKVWRTEILAGLVVGLALIPEAISFSIIAGVDPAIGLFASFTMAVVISVVGGRRAMISAATGAVALVIAPLNREHGLGYLIAAVILAGIFQVALGALGVAKLMRFVPRSVMVGFVNALAILIFMAQVPEMHDVPWAVYPLIIGGLALMVFFPKVTRVIPAPLVSIVILTVITVAAGIAVPTVGDKGALPSSLPVPGLPDVPFTMDTLTTIAPYALAMALVGLMESLMTAKLVDEITDTHSSKTRESIGQGIANIVTGFFGGMGGCAMIGQTMINVKVSGARTRLSTFLAGSFLMLLCIVFGPVVSDIPMAALVAVMVMVSFATFDWHSIAPKTLKRMPAGEITVMVITVAVVVATHNLAIGVVVGSVTAMVIFAKRVARLADVTAVTDPDGTSVVYSVNGELFFASSNDLVGRFDYAGDPHRVVIDLSAAHIWDASSVAALDAIETKYAQRGKTVEIIGLNDPSADLHGKLTGELTSH; this comes from the coding sequence ATGACGCCCGCCGCTGTTCTGCGCGGCCTGAAGCCCGACTGGCTGTCCGACCCGAAGGTCTGGCGCACCGAGATTCTGGCCGGCCTCGTCGTCGGACTCGCGCTGATCCCCGAAGCCATCTCGTTCTCGATCATCGCGGGAGTCGACCCGGCGATCGGCCTGTTCGCCTCGTTCACCATGGCCGTGGTCATCTCGGTCGTCGGCGGCCGCCGTGCCATGATCTCCGCCGCCACCGGGGCCGTCGCACTCGTGATCGCACCACTGAACCGGGAGCACGGCCTGGGCTACCTGATCGCCGCCGTCATCCTGGCCGGGATCTTTCAGGTCGCGCTCGGTGCACTGGGGGTGGCGAAGCTCATGCGGTTCGTTCCCCGCTCGGTGATGGTCGGCTTCGTCAACGCCCTGGCGATCCTGATCTTCATGGCGCAGGTACCCGAGATGCACGACGTGCCGTGGGCCGTGTACCCGCTGATCATCGGCGGTCTGGCGCTGATGGTGTTCTTCCCGAAGGTCACCAGGGTGATCCCGGCGCCGCTGGTCTCCATCGTCATCCTCACCGTCATCACGGTCGCGGCGGGGATCGCCGTGCCGACCGTGGGGGACAAGGGAGCCCTGCCGTCCTCGCTGCCGGTACCGGGTCTGCCGGACGTCCCGTTCACCATGGACACCCTGACGACGATCGCCCCCTACGCGCTCGCGATGGCTCTGGTCGGGCTGATGGAGTCGCTGATGACCGCGAAGCTGGTCGACGAGATCACCGACACCCATTCCTCCAAGACGCGCGAGTCCATCGGTCAGGGCATCGCGAACATCGTCACCGGGTTCTTCGGCGGCATGGGCGGCTGCGCGATGATCGGCCAGACGATGATCAACGTGAAGGTCTCCGGCGCCCGCACCCGGCTGTCCACCTTCCTCGCCGGTTCCTTCCTGATGCTGCTGTGCATCGTCTTCGGCCCGGTGGTCTCCGACATCCCCATGGCCGCCCTGGTCGCCGTCATGGTCATGGTGTCGTTCGCGACCTTCGACTGGCACTCCATCGCCCCGAAGACCCTCAAGCGGATGCCCGCGGGTGAGATCACCGTCATGGTCATCACCGTGGCCGTGGTGGTCGCCACCCACAACCTCGCCATCGGCGTCGTCGTCGGCTCCGTCACCGCGATGGTCATCTTCGCCAAGCGCGTCGCCCGCCTCGCAGACGTCACCGCCGTCACGGACCCCGACGGAACCAGCGTGGTGTACTCCGTGAACGGAGAGCTGTTCTTCGCCTCCTCCAACGATCTCGTCGGCCGGTTCGACTACGCCGGCGACCCCCACCGCGTCGTCATCGACCTCTCCGCAGCCCACATCTGGGACGCCTCGTCGGTGGCCGCCCTCGACGCCATCGAGACCAAGTACGCCCAGCGCGGCAAGACCGTCGAGATCATCGGTCTCAACGATCCGAGCGCCGATCTCCACGGGAAGCTCACCGGAGAACTCACCAGCCACTGA
- a CDS encoding iron-siderophore ABC transporter substrate-binding protein, with translation MLTHRTMLTKPWRRLAATVSAAALGVGLLAGCGSDSADDADKASDKAPAAASGAFPVTVEHAFGSTKITEAPKRVVSVGYTDDQTILAFGIKPVGMVDQYPNPAGKTPDINTQWPWVKDKWGDARPEVIMKNGDTGPNYEKIAALRPDLIIAVYSEVDQAAYDKLSKIAPTVGRTKAEKEPFSAPWQDNALHIAKALGKEAEGAAMVKGVQTQLDAAAKAHPEFAKQTGVALSWYEKSVAPFTTTDVRGRLVTGIGFKGATEIDKIAGGKFYTTLSPERMDLVDVDRVFVINDKADQEALKKSELFNNLSVVKEGRVSYLLDSEGPAVGAAISQGTLLSMPYAIDELVKSVDQ, from the coding sequence ATGCTCACCCATAGAACGATGCTCACGAAGCCCTGGCGGCGGCTGGCGGCGACGGTGTCCGCCGCGGCCCTCGGCGTCGGCCTTCTGGCGGGATGCGGTTCAGACTCGGCGGACGACGCGGACAAGGCGAGCGACAAGGCTCCGGCTGCCGCTTCCGGCGCGTTCCCGGTGACCGTGGAGCACGCGTTCGGATCCACGAAGATCACCGAGGCGCCCAAGCGGGTCGTCTCGGTCGGCTACACGGACGACCAGACCATTCTTGCGTTCGGCATCAAGCCGGTCGGCATGGTCGACCAGTACCCGAACCCCGCGGGCAAGACCCCCGACATCAACACCCAGTGGCCCTGGGTGAAGGACAAGTGGGGTGACGCCCGCCCCGAGGTCATCATGAAGAACGGTGACACGGGCCCCAACTACGAGAAGATCGCGGCCCTTCGGCCCGACCTGATCATCGCGGTCTACTCCGAGGTCGACCAGGCCGCGTACGACAAGCTGTCGAAGATCGCCCCGACGGTGGGCCGTACCAAGGCCGAGAAGGAGCCCTTCAGCGCGCCGTGGCAGGACAACGCGCTCCACATCGCCAAGGCGCTCGGCAAGGAGGCCGAAGGCGCCGCGATGGTCAAGGGTGTCCAGACGCAGCTCGACGCTGCCGCCAAGGCCCACCCGGAGTTCGCGAAGCAGACCGGGGTCGCGCTCTCCTGGTACGAGAAGTCCGTGGCGCCGTTCACCACCACCGACGTACGTGGACGGCTGGTGACGGGCATCGGCTTCAAGGGTGCGACGGAGATCGACAAGATCGCGGGCGGCAAGTTCTACACCACGCTCTCCCCGGAGCGCATGGACCTCGTCGACGTCGACCGCGTCTTCGTCATCAATGACAAGGCTGACCAGGAGGCGCTGAAGAAGTCCGAGCTCTTCAACAACCTGTCCGTGGTCAAGGAGGGCAGGGTGTCGTACCTGCTCGACAGCGAGGGACCGGCAGTGGGCGCGGCCATCTCCCAGGGCACCCTGCTGTCGATGCCGTACGCGATCGACGAGCTCGTCAAGTCGGTCGACCAGTGA
- a CDS encoding FecCD family ABC transporter permease has translation MSTTAVERPAPRGTTTARRRRVVGMAALLATLVIAGALSLAVGARSLSPAEVWHGLFAAPESDQRLTEIRLIVQTVRVPRTVLAVVAGVALGVGGSLIQGYTRNPIADTGLLGVNAGASFAVVSVIAVFGFTDPFQYVWFGFLGAAVAGVVVFGLASIGRGAGNPLTLALAGQGITVFLAAMTTAVALSDQKSLNALRFWNAGSVAGVDFEIIWPVTAFVAVGLVLALTMLPSLNLLNLGDDVARGLGVNIALSRTVGILAITLLAGAATAACGPIAFLGLMVAHLARYLTGPDYRWLVPYAGLLGAVVLLVCDIVGRLVVRPGELDVGVVVSLLGAPFFAALVWRGKFRSA, from the coding sequence ATGAGCACGACTGCAGTGGAGCGCCCCGCTCCCCGGGGAACAACGACGGCCCGCCGGAGGCGGGTTGTGGGGATGGCCGCGCTCCTTGCGACCCTGGTGATCGCGGGAGCGCTGTCGCTGGCCGTGGGTGCCCGATCGCTGAGTCCGGCCGAGGTGTGGCACGGGCTGTTCGCGGCACCGGAATCCGATCAGCGGCTCACCGAGATCCGGCTCATCGTGCAGACCGTGCGGGTGCCCCGGACGGTGCTCGCCGTCGTGGCGGGCGTCGCTCTGGGGGTCGGCGGATCGCTGATCCAGGGCTACACGCGCAATCCGATCGCGGACACCGGGCTGCTGGGGGTGAACGCGGGCGCCTCGTTCGCCGTGGTGTCCGTCATCGCTGTGTTCGGCTTCACCGATCCGTTCCAGTACGTCTGGTTCGGCTTCCTGGGGGCGGCGGTGGCCGGTGTCGTGGTCTTCGGACTGGCGAGCATCGGCAGGGGCGCCGGCAATCCGCTGACGCTCGCACTGGCCGGCCAGGGCATCACCGTGTTCCTCGCGGCCATGACGACCGCCGTCGCGCTGTCGGACCAGAAGTCGCTGAACGCGCTGCGGTTCTGGAACGCCGGCTCCGTCGCGGGCGTCGACTTCGAGATCATCTGGCCGGTGACCGCGTTCGTTGCCGTGGGGCTGGTGCTGGCGCTCACCATGCTGCCGTCGCTCAACCTGCTGAACCTGGGCGACGACGTGGCACGGGGGCTGGGCGTGAACATCGCGCTGAGCCGGACGGTCGGCATTCTCGCCATCACCCTGCTGGCGGGCGCTGCGACCGCGGCGTGCGGCCCCATCGCGTTTCTCGGGCTCATGGTCGCGCACCTGGCCCGCTATCTGACCGGGCCGGACTACCGCTGGCTGGTGCCGTACGCGGGTCTCCTCGGGGCCGTCGTCCTTCTGGTCTGCGACATCGTGGGCCGACTGGTGGTGAGGCCGGGCGAGTTGGACGTGGGTGTCGTCGTATCCCTCCTGGGCGCCCCGTTCTTCGCGGCGCTGGTGTGGCGTGGAAAGTTCAGGAGTGCGTGA
- a CDS encoding lysine N(6)-hydroxylase/L-ornithine N(5)-oxygenase family protein, with protein MSQVRPGDAPPVHDLIGIGFGPSNVAMAIAISEHNARSGSQEAVSAHFFEQQPRFGWHRGMLIDDATMQVSFLKDLVTLRNPSSEFSFLCYLQSKGRLIDFINHKNLFPLRVEFHDYFEWAAAQVGGMVSYDHEVVGVTPVVHDGDVEYLDVTVRSGKGLTVHRARNLVIGTGLRPLVPEGVERGDRVWHNSELLAKVDTLEGTSPSRFVVVGAGQSAAENVAYLHRRFPGAEICAVFSRYGYSPADDSSFANKIFDPGAVDEYFAAPEGVKRRLMDYHGNTNYSVVDIDLIDDLYRQMYQEKVLGTERLRFLNVSRLEEVKETPDHARATVRSLVTGEETVLDADVVVLATGYSPADPLGLLGDVAERCLRDEEGRVRVERDYRIATDSALRCGIYLQGGTEHTHGITSALLSNTAIRVGEILDSLLDRGAEPAVGEAQPVAGGSPR; from the coding sequence ATGTCACAGGTTCGTCCTGGCGACGCACCACCGGTCCACGACCTCATTGGCATCGGCTTCGGGCCGTCCAATGTGGCCATGGCGATCGCGATCAGCGAGCACAACGCACGCAGTGGCAGCCAGGAGGCGGTCAGCGCTCACTTCTTCGAGCAGCAGCCGCGATTCGGCTGGCACCGCGGCATGCTCATCGACGACGCGACGATGCAAGTCTCCTTCCTCAAGGACCTGGTGACGCTCCGGAACCCGTCCAGTGAGTTCAGCTTCCTCTGCTATCTGCAGAGCAAGGGGCGGCTGATCGACTTCATCAACCACAAGAACCTCTTCCCGCTGCGGGTGGAGTTCCACGACTACTTCGAGTGGGCGGCCGCACAGGTCGGCGGCATGGTCTCCTACGATCACGAGGTCGTCGGTGTCACGCCCGTCGTCCACGACGGAGACGTGGAGTACCTGGACGTGACGGTCCGGTCGGGGAAGGGGCTCACGGTTCACCGTGCCCGCAACCTCGTCATCGGCACCGGACTGCGCCCCCTCGTGCCGGAGGGTGTGGAGCGCGGCGATCGCGTCTGGCACAACTCCGAACTGCTGGCGAAGGTGGACACGTTGGAGGGCACCTCGCCCTCGCGGTTCGTGGTCGTGGGCGCCGGGCAGAGCGCCGCCGAGAACGTCGCCTATCTGCACCGCCGTTTCCCCGGGGCCGAGATCTGCGCGGTGTTCTCCCGCTACGGCTACAGCCCCGCCGACGACAGCAGCTTCGCCAACAAGATCTTCGACCCCGGGGCGGTCGACGAGTACTTCGCCGCCCCCGAGGGCGTCAAGCGCAGACTGATGGACTACCACGGAAACACCAACTACTCCGTGGTGGACATCGACCTGATCGACGATCTGTACCGCCAGATGTACCAGGAGAAGGTCCTCGGCACGGAGCGGCTGCGCTTCCTCAACGTGTCGCGCCTCGAAGAGGTCAAGGAGACGCCGGACCACGCCCGCGCCACCGTCCGGTCCCTCGTCACGGGAGAGGAGACCGTCCTGGACGCCGACGTCGTGGTGCTCGCCACCGGCTACAGCCCCGCCGACCCGCTCGGTCTCCTGGGCGACGTCGCGGAACGGTGCCTGCGGGACGAGGAGGGCCGCGTCCGCGTCGAGCGGGACTACCGCATAGCGACGGACTCCGCCCTGCGCTGCGGCATCTACCTCCAGGGGGGTACGGAGCACACGCACGGCATCACGTCTGCTCTGCTGTCCAACACCGCGATCAGGGTCGGCGAGATCCTGGACTCGCTGCTCGACCGGGGCGCCGAACCCGCTGTCGGCGAGGCGCAGCCGGTCGCCGGCGGCTCGCCGCGCTGA